Genomic segment of Microcaecilia unicolor mitochondrion, complete genome:
CTCAGCCACAAAACTTGAACACTTACTTTTTTCTTTCGCCAGAGAATTACGAGCAACAGCTTAAAACTCAAAGGACTTGGCGGTGCCCTAAACCCACCCAGAGGAGCCTATTCTATAATCGATAATCCACGCTAAACCTCACCACCTCTTGTTTTTCAGCCTATATACCACCGTCGCCAGCTAACCTCGTGAGAGCATTAAAGTCAGCAAGAATGACACACCCAAGCACGACAGGTCAAGGTGTAGCATACGGGGCGGGAAGAAACGGGCTACATTTTCTAAAAGAATACGAATTATATTATGAAAATCATATTTGAAGTCGGATTTGGCAGTAAGATTGGACAATAATGCCACTCTTAAATTGGCCATGGGGCGCGCACACACCGCCCGTCACCCTCGTCATAACAGCAATAACCCATAAATAAACAATAAACATTATATTAGACGAGGAAAGTCGTAACATGGTAAGCGCACTGGAAAGTGCTCTTGGATTTACCAAAATATAGTTTAACTAAAACATTTCATTTACACTGAAAACATGCTTGTTAAAATCAAGACATTTTGAACTATAATACTAGCTAACAAAAACAAACCCACAAACATTAATAACTAAAACATTTTTCATTTTAGTATAGGAGATAGAAAAAATCTTTGAAGCGATAGATACAGTACCGCAAGGGAATATTGAAAAAGAAATAAAACAAACCATAAAAGTACAAAAAAGCATGGATTAACACCAGTACCTTTTGCATTATGGTCTAGCCAGTCAGTTAATGGCAAATAGACTTTTAGTCAAACAACCCGAAACTAAATGAGCTATCTAAAAGCAGATTACATAGCACTAATCCGTCTCTGTGGCAAAAGAGTGGAAAGACTTTTAAATAGCGGCGACACACCTAACGAATTTAGTGATAGCTGGTTGCCCAATAAACGAGTTTTAGCCCAGCCCTAAGTCTTATATTAATTCCACTACAATAATAACAAAAACTTAGGAGTAATTCAATGGAGGAACAGCCCCATTGAAAAAGAATACAACCTACAACAATGGGTAATGATTACAATACACAAAGATTAATTCACCAAGTAGGCCTAAAAGCAGCCATCAACACAAGACAGCGTCATAGCTTAAACAATTACAAAATCAACAAATATCAATACACACCTCAAAACCCTAAAAACCAAATGGGCCACACTATACCGATATAGCCAAGCATATACTAGAATTAGTAATAAGAAAATACGATTTTCTCTTAGCACTAGTGTAAACCAGATCGAACAAATCCCTGGAACCTACCGACGAAAAAATATACAAACACAGTTAACTAGCTTACTCTATCTTAACTATCGTTAACCCAACACAGGAGTGCAACAAGGAAAGACAAAAAGATAAAAAAGGAATTCAGCAAACACAAGCTCCGCCTGTTTACCAAAAACATCACCTCTAGCAAAACATATATTAGAGGCACTGCCTGCCCAATGAGATCAACCCTTTAATGGCCGCAGTATTCTGACTGTGCAAAGGTAGCACAATCACTTGTCTTTTAAATAAAGACTAGTATGAACGGCAAGACGAGAACTTAACTGTCTCTTTTATCTAGTCAATGAAATTGACCACCAGGTCCAAAGGCCTGAATAAAATAATAAGACGAGAAGACCCTATGGAACTTTAAACACATCGCCCAATTTAATTTAAACTTATTAACCCTGGCTGTATTGTTTTTGGTTGGGGCAACCGCGGAGAATAAGCATCCTCCAAGAACATAAACCAAGTTTAACACAACAAAGTCTCATTATTATGTTTCACGATCCAATACAATTGATCAACGAACCAAGCTACCCTAGGGATAACAGCGCAATCTTCCCCAAGAGTCCATATCAACGAGAAGGCTTACGACCTCGATGTTGGATCAGGATACCCAGACAGTGCAACCGCTGTCAAAGGTTTGTTTGTTCAACAATTAAAATCCTACGTGATCTGAGTTCAGACCGGAGCAATCCAGGTCAGTTTCTATCTATTAAACTAATCTCTCCAGTACGAAAGGACCGAGAGAAATGGACCTATGATATTTATCAAGTCCTCAAATCAATATGTGAAAACAACTAAACACTACAACACTTATTTTAACCCTAGATTAGGGACTGCTTGAGTGGCAGAGCTTGGTAAATGCAAAAGTCCTAAGATCTTTCAACCAGAGGTTCAAATCCTCTCTCCAGCTATGAATATTATTAATGCACTCAACCCGTTAACACTAATTATCCCCATCCTGCTTGCAGTGGCATTTTTAACTTTATTAGAACGAAAAATTCTAGGCTATATACAACTACGAAAAGGTCCAAACATCGTAGGACCAACAGGACTACTACAACCAGTTGCAGATGGTATTAAATTATTTATTAAAGAACCATTACGACCATCATCATCATCACAGATTATATTCCTAATAACTCCAATCCTGGCCCTAACACTATCAATAATCTTATGAACACCAATACCAATACCGACCCCAATCCTAGATATAAACTTAGGGATCTTATTTTTATTAGCAATTTCAAGCCTTATAGTCTACTCAATCCTAGGATCAGGCTGATCATCAAACTCAAAATATGCTCTAATTGGCGCACTACGAGCAGTAGCACAAACCATTTCATATGAAGTTACACTAGGCCTAATTCTCCTGTGTACAATCTTACTATCAGGCACCTTCACCCCTTTAAACTTTATATACACACAAGAATTAATATGACTACTCCTCCCAGCCTGACCAATAGCAACAATATGATATATTTCCACTCTAGCCGAAACTAACCGAGCACCATTTGATTTAACAGAAGGAGAATCAGAATTAGTATCTGGCTTTAATGTAGAATATGCAGGAGGCCCATTCGCCCTATTTTTTCTAGCAGAATATTCTAATATTCTACTAATAAATACACTATCAACCATTTTATTTTTAGCTCCAACAATTAACCAAACAGCCATACAGCTAACTACAATAAATATTATAATGAAAGCCATAGTCCTATCATCGTTATTTTTATGAGTCCGAGCATCATACCCACGATTCCGATATGATCAACTAATACACTTAGTCTGAAAAAATTTCCTACCTTTAGTGCTAGCCACAACATTAATCTATATTTCATTTCCAGTTTCAATAGCAGGCCTTCCACCACAGACATAGGATATATGCCCGAAAGCTAAGGGTTACTTTGATAGAGTAATAAATAAGAGTTCAAACCTCTTTATATCCTTAGAAAAACAGGACTCGAACCCGTACATGAGAAATCAAAATCCTCCGTGCTTCCACTACACAATCTTCTAGTAAAGTCAGCTAATTATACAAGCTTTTGGGCCCATACCCCAAAAATGTTGGTTAAACCCCTTCCTTTATTAATGAACCCCTATGCTTTATCTATTATTATATCGAGCTTAGCAATCGGCACAACAATCACACTAACAAGTTCACACTGACTACTTGCTTGAATAGGACTAGAAATTAACACATTAGCTATAATACCATTAATAATTAAACAACACCACCCACGAGCAACAGAGGCCACTACAAAATACTTCCTCACTCAAGCTGCAGCATCAACATTAATCCTGTTTTCAACAATAATTAATGCATGATCAACTGGACAATGAGAATTAAAAGAGCTATCAACACTACCATCAAACATAATAACAATCGCAATTGCAATAAAATTAGGATTGGCCCCAATACACTTCTGACTGCCAGAAGTAATACAAGGATTAAACTTAATAACAGGATTAATCTTATCAACATGACAAAAAATTGCCCCAATAACATTAATACTCATTATTTTTAACACATTAAATGTTAACCTACTCATCACACTAGGATTTTTATCTATTTTAGTTGGAGGATGATCAGGATTAAACCAGACACAACTTCGAAAAATCATAGCATACTCATCCATCGCCCACCTCGGATGAATAATAGCAATTCTACCCTTCTCACCAGC
This window contains:
- the ND1 gene encoding NADH dehydrogenase subunit 1 (TAA stop codon is completed by the addition of 3' A residues to the mRNA), yielding MNIINALNPLTLIIPILLAVAFLTLLERKILGYMQLRKGPNIVGPTGLLQPVADGIKLFIKEPLRPSSSSQIMFLMTPILALTLSMILWTPMPMPTPILDMNLGILFLLAISSLMVYSILGSGWSSNSKYALIGALRAVAQTISYEVTLGLILLCTILLSGTFTPLNFMYTQELMWLLLPAWPMATMWYISTLAETNRAPFDLTEGESELVSGFNVEYAGGPFALFFLAEYSNILLMNTLSTILFLAPTINQTAMQLTTMNIMMKAMVLSSLFLWVRASYPRFRYDQLMHLVWKNFLPLVLATTLIYISFPVSMAGLPPQT
- the ND2 gene encoding NADH dehydrogenase subunit 2 (TAA stop codon is completed by the addition of 3' A residues to the mRNA), yielding MNPYALSIIMSSLAIGTTITLTSSHWLLAWMGLEINTLAMMPLMIKQHHPRATEATTKYFLTQAAASTLILFSTMINAWSTGQWELKELSTLPSNMMTIAIAMKLGLAPMHFWLPEVMQGLNLMTGLILSTWQKIAPMTLMLIIFNTLNVNLLITLGFLSILVGGWSGLNQTQLRKIMAYSSIAHLGWMMAILPFSPALATLNFLLYLIMTSAMFMMMILLNTTKINSLTTTWPKTPIMTSISMLILLSLGGLPPTTGFMPKWMILNELTKQHISTIATMMAISALLSLFFYLRMAYALSMTQSPNQTNSTTTWRHKSKKMTILLTATTTMSIMMLPISPCMTPLY